In Pollutimonas sp. M17, a single genomic region encodes these proteins:
- a CDS encoding CopD family copper resistance protein, which produces MNYVVLITLHLFAAFIFVGTVFFEVLMLEGVRKHVPHEAMRAVEKAIGRRARRIMPWTLLVLYGAGIGMAWHYRTVLAHPLDSTFATLLTIKIILALSVLGHFITAMVLGGKGLLKTRYVQRIHISVFTHMVGIILLAKTMLYL; this is translated from the coding sequence CACGCTGCATTTATTCGCCGCCTTCATCTTCGTGGGCACCGTATTCTTCGAAGTGCTGATGTTGGAAGGCGTGCGCAAGCATGTACCGCATGAAGCCATGCGCGCCGTCGAAAAGGCGATAGGCCGGCGGGCGCGCCGCATCATGCCCTGGACGCTGCTGGTGCTTTATGGGGCTGGCATCGGCATGGCCTGGCATTACAGGACGGTGCTGGCGCACCCGCTGGACAGCACCTTTGCCACGCTGCTGACGATAAAGATAATCCTGGCGCTGAGCGTGCTGGGCCACTTCATCACCGCCATGGTCCTGGGCGGCAAAGGCCTGCTCAAGACCCGCTACGTACAGCGCATACACATCAGCGTGTTCACGCACATGGTGGGCATCATCCTGCTGGCCAAGACCATGCTCTATCTTTAA
- a CDS encoding Lrp/AsnC family transcriptional regulator — translation MDKTDIKILKQLQNEGRSSAQQLSEHVGLSAAPVWRRVKALEAAQVIQGYYARVDRNKVGLQGCMFTQISLERHSAEIVENFERSVRDAPEILECYAVTGDADFLLKIVVPSPEAYDSFLHRFLFNLPGVRQTRTIVALREIKHDIRLPL, via the coding sequence ATGGATAAAACCGATATCAAAATCCTGAAGCAGCTGCAAAACGAGGGGCGATCGTCGGCCCAGCAGTTGTCCGAGCATGTGGGGCTGTCCGCCGCGCCGGTGTGGCGCAGGGTCAAGGCCCTGGAAGCCGCGCAGGTCATCCAGGGCTATTACGCCCGGGTCGATCGCAACAAAGTGGGCCTTCAGGGCTGCATGTTCACGCAGATCAGCCTGGAGCGGCATTCGGCGGAGATCGTCGAGAACTTCGAGCGATCGGTGCGCGACGCGCCCGAAATCCTGGAGTGCTATGCCGTTACGGGCGACGCCGACTTCCTGCTGAAGATAGTCGTGCCCAGCCCGGAGGCCTACGACAGCTTTCTGCACCGCTTCCTGTTCAACCTTCCCGGCGTGCGCCAGACCCGGACCATCGTGGCCCTGCGCGAGATCAAGCACGATATCAGGCTGCCCCTGTAG